The DNA segment TTTTGCTTATCATTTTTATACTTGTCACTATATTATTTCAAAAAAAGAAGAAGAAAATAAGATGGACTGATAACATGCAAGTATGGACGAAAGTGATATTACGTAGTAAAATTTAAAAGATTAAAGAGGACAAATGCCCTACCTGGAAATTTGCCAGGTAAAAAGTATATACAAAGGTTTTAAATAGAGGTATTGGTATTGATACAGTAAGTAGATTTTGAGAAGGAGGTAGATGAAAATGGTTAAAAATATCGAAGATAGCGATTTTAATGTAGTGGTGTTTCAAGATGGAGAATTACAGATCGATGTAACTTTGAACCCAAAAGGAAATACCGTTTGGTTAAACAGGCAGCAAATTTCTGTTTTATTTGATAGAGATATAAAAACAATTGGTAAGCATATAAACAATATATTTAAAGAAAAAGAATTGGATAAAGATTCAGTTGTCGCAAAATTTGCGACAACTGCCACAGATGGTAAAGTGTATCAAGTAGATAACTATAATCTGGATGTTATCATATCTGTAGGGTATAGGGTAAAATCGCAACGCGGAATCCAATTTAGAAAATGGGCTACAAATATATTAAAGGATTACATGCTTAAAGGGTATGCTGTTAATGAAAAAAGACTGCAATATCTAAATAAAACGATACAATTACAATCTGGGATCATAGCAGGAATGGCTGGCATAGATGCAGACTCCGTACTCCAGGTCGTTGAAGAATATACTGCAGCATTGGCTTTATTGGATGATTACGATCATCAATGCTTAAAAAGGCCAGATGGAACCAAATGTGTTTATCAATTGACTTATGAAGAAAGTAGAGAATTTATTGACAAAATGAGCTTTGACTCAGATGTTTTCGGA comes from the Erysipelotrichaceae bacterium 66202529 genome and includes:
- a CDS encoding phosphoribosylaminoimidazolesuccinocarboxamide synthase produces the protein MVKNIEDSDFNVVVFQDGELQIDVTLNPKGNTVWLNRQQISVLFDRDIKTIGKHINNIFKEKELDKDSVVAKFATTATDGKVYQVDNYNLDVIISVGYRVKSQRGIQFRKWATNILKDYMLKGYAVNEKRLQYLNKTIQLQSGIIAGMAGIDADSVLQVVEEYTAALALLDDYDHQCLKRPDGTKCVYQLTYEESREFIDKMSFDSDVFGVEKEPGKVAGILAAVYQEVFGQEIYPTLEEKAANLLYFLIKDHPFADGCKRISAALFLEFLNKNNALVHNDGEKIISESALVAITLMVAESNPEEKEIMISLIMNFLQ